One stretch of Streptomyces agglomeratus DNA includes these proteins:
- a CDS encoding thiamine-phosphate kinase, producing MKGTVGELGEFGLIRELTSRLTSTPAVRLGPGDDAAVVAAPDRRVVASTDILLEGRHFRRDWSTAYDVGRKAAAQNLADIAAMGAVPTALLLGLVVPAELPVSWPTELMDGIRDECQVAGAAVVGGDVVRGETITVAITALGDLRNHEPVTRGGARPGDVVAVTGWLGWSAAGLAVLSRGFRSPRAFVEAHRRPEPPYHAGPAAAGLGATAMTDVSDGLVADLGHIAEASKVRIDLRSGLIDIPTQMSDIGQAVGVDPLQWVLTGGEDHAIVATFPPDTKLPARWKIIGEVLNPSALPQVTVDGAPWTSKGGWDHFGNDHFGDIETGP from the coding sequence ATGAAGGGCACTGTGGGCGAACTGGGGGAGTTCGGCCTCATCCGAGAGCTCACCTCCCGGCTCACCTCCACCCCGGCGGTTCGGCTGGGGCCCGGCGACGACGCCGCCGTCGTGGCCGCACCCGACCGGCGGGTCGTGGCGAGTACGGACATCCTGCTCGAGGGGCGTCACTTCCGGCGCGACTGGTCGACGGCGTACGACGTGGGCCGCAAGGCCGCCGCGCAGAACCTGGCCGACATCGCCGCCATGGGGGCCGTGCCGACCGCGCTGCTCCTCGGCCTCGTCGTCCCCGCCGAACTCCCCGTGAGCTGGCCGACCGAGCTGATGGACGGCATCAGGGACGAGTGCCAGGTGGCGGGCGCCGCCGTCGTCGGCGGTGACGTCGTGCGCGGCGAGACGATCACGGTGGCGATCACCGCGCTCGGCGACCTGCGCAACCACGAACCGGTGACCCGGGGCGGCGCCCGGCCCGGCGACGTCGTCGCGGTCACCGGCTGGCTGGGCTGGTCGGCGGCGGGTCTCGCGGTGCTCTCGCGCGGCTTCCGCTCGCCGCGTGCCTTCGTCGAGGCGCACCGGCGCCCCGAACCGCCGTACCACGCGGGCCCCGCCGCCGCCGGGCTCGGCGCCACCGCCATGACGGACGTCAGTGACGGACTCGTCGCCGACCTGGGGCACATCGCGGAGGCCAGCAAGGTCCGTATCGACCTGCGGTCCGGTCTCATCGACATCCCGACGCAGATGTCCGACATCGGGCAGGCCGTCGGCGTGGACCCGCTCCAGTGGGTACTGACCGGGGGAGAGGACCACGCGATCGTCGCGACGTTCCCGCCGGACACGAAACTTCCGGCCCGCTGGAAGATCATCGGTGAGGTCCTCAACCCGTCGGCGCTGCCGCAGGTGACGGTCGACGGGGCGCCCTGGACGAGCAAGGGCGGCTGGGACCACTTCGGGAACGACCACTTCGGGGACATCGAGACGGGACCGTAG
- the thiD gene encoding bifunctional hydroxymethylpyrimidine kinase/phosphomethylpyrimidine kinase: MRILPCVLTVAGSDSGGGAGIQADLKTMLALGVHGMSVLTAVTAQNSVGVQGAWDLPVEAVRAQYRSVVDDIGVQAVKTGMLSSAELVEAVAELLAGTDAPVVVDPVGVSKHGDPLLATSALESVRTKLLPTATVATPNLDEVAQLTGVRVESEAGLRRAAGALLEFGPRWVLVKGGHLPGDAVDLLTDGTEEHWLRAPRHDNRHTHGTGCTLASAIASGLAKGLDVPQAVSAAKEYVTEAIAAGFALGAGIGPVDHGWRLRNSPSS; the protein is encoded by the coding sequence ATGCGAATACTTCCCTGCGTCCTCACCGTCGCCGGCTCCGACTCCGGCGGCGGTGCGGGTATCCAGGCCGACCTCAAGACCATGCTGGCCCTCGGCGTGCACGGCATGAGCGTGCTCACCGCCGTGACGGCGCAGAACTCCGTGGGCGTGCAAGGCGCCTGGGACCTGCCGGTGGAGGCCGTACGGGCCCAGTACCGCAGCGTCGTCGACGACATCGGCGTACAGGCCGTGAAGACCGGCATGCTGTCCTCGGCCGAACTCGTCGAGGCGGTCGCGGAGCTGCTCGCAGGCACCGACGCCCCGGTGGTCGTCGACCCGGTGGGCGTCTCGAAGCACGGGGACCCGCTGCTCGCCACGTCCGCCCTGGAATCCGTACGGACGAAGCTGCTCCCCACGGCGACCGTCGCCACCCCCAACCTGGACGAGGTGGCCCAGCTCACCGGCGTACGCGTGGAGTCCGAGGCCGGACTGCGGCGGGCGGCCGGCGCGCTGCTCGAATTCGGGCCGCGCTGGGTCCTCGTCAAGGGCGGGCACCTGCCGGGCGACGCGGTCGACCTCCTCACGGACGGCACCGAGGAGCACTGGCTCCGCGCCCCCCGCCACGACAACCGGCACACGCACGGGACGGGCTGCACGCTGGCGTCCGCGATCGCGTCGGGCCTGGCGAAGGGCCTCGACGTACCGCAGGCCGTGTCGGCCGCCAAGGAGTACGTGACCGAGGCGATCGCCGCCGGGTTCGCGCTCGGCGCCGGGATCGGACCGGTGGACCACGGCTGGCGGCTCAGGAACAGTCCCTCGTCCTGA
- a CDS encoding lysophospholipid acyltransferase family protein, whose product MSRRRIGFWYRLAAVIAKPPLVVLFKRDWRGMENIPAEGGFITAVNHNSYLDPLSYGHFQFNTGRVPRLLAKAGLFKTPFVGMMLRGTGQIPVYRETTDALDAFRAAVDAIRRGECVAFYPEGTLTRDPDMWPMAGKTGAARVALMTKAPVIPVAQWGANLAMPPYAKENKLRLFPRKTLQVQAGPPVDLDRFYDKEPTPEVLREATEAIMSAITRQLAELRGEPAPATLYDHRRARAQQRRKAEGENAK is encoded by the coding sequence GTGTCCCGCCGCAGAATCGGCTTCTGGTACCGCCTGGCGGCGGTCATCGCAAAACCGCCGCTGGTGGTTCTGTTCAAGCGGGACTGGCGAGGAATGGAGAACATTCCGGCCGAGGGCGGATTCATCACCGCGGTCAATCACAACTCGTACCTGGACCCGCTCTCCTACGGGCACTTCCAGTTCAACACCGGACGCGTTCCCCGGCTGCTGGCCAAGGCGGGCCTCTTCAAGACGCCCTTCGTCGGGATGATGCTGCGCGGTACGGGCCAGATCCCCGTCTACCGCGAGACCACCGACGCGCTCGACGCCTTCCGCGCGGCGGTCGACGCCATCCGGCGCGGCGAATGCGTCGCCTTCTACCCCGAAGGCACGCTCACCCGCGACCCCGACATGTGGCCGATGGCGGGAAAGACCGGTGCGGCACGCGTGGCCCTCATGACGAAGGCCCCCGTCATTCCGGTCGCCCAGTGGGGCGCCAACTTGGCCATGCCGCCGTACGCCAAGGAGAACAAGCTTCGGCTCTTCCCGCGCAAGACGCTTCAGGTGCAGGCGGGTCCGCCGGTCGACCTCGACCGGTTCTACGACAAGGAACCGACGCCCGAAGTGCTGCGCGAGGCGACCGAGGCCATCATGTCCGCCATCACGCGGCAGCTGGCCGAGCTGCGCGGCGAGCCCGCGCCCGCCACGCTGTACGACCACCGCAGGGCGCGCGCGCAGCAGCGGCGCAAAGCCGAGGGAGAGAACGCAAAGTGA
- a CDS encoding D-alanine--D-alanine ligase family protein, translated as MSSENLPQSPAQEPRKPRVAVVFGGRSSEHSISVVTAGAVLRAIDREKYDVLPIGITTDGRWVLTADEPDRMAIADRALPSVESLAESTEGGVVLSVDPGNREVVLSEPGSVPKALGEVDVVFPMLHGPYGEDGTLQGLLELSGVPYVGSGVLASAVGQDKEYMKRVFISFGLPVGPYEVIRPRDWENDPSAARKKIVDFAGEHGWPLFVKPARGGSSMGITKVDDLSGLDEAIEEARRHDPKILVESLLRGREIECGVLEFEDGPRASVPAEIPPVTSHDFYDFEAKYIDSAAGLVPAPMTEEQTAEVRKLAVDAFDAASCEGLVRADFFLLDSGEFVINEINTMPGFTPISMYPRMWQETGVSYPELVDRLIQAALRRPTGLR; from the coding sequence ATGAGCAGCGAGAACCTCCCCCAGAGCCCCGCGCAGGAGCCCCGCAAGCCGCGCGTGGCCGTCGTTTTCGGCGGCCGCAGCTCCGAGCACTCCATCTCGGTCGTCACGGCCGGCGCCGTACTGCGGGCCATCGACCGCGAGAAGTACGACGTACTGCCCATCGGGATCACGACGGACGGCCGCTGGGTGCTGACCGCCGACGAGCCCGACCGGATGGCGATCGCCGACCGGGCCCTGCCGAGCGTCGAGAGCCTCGCGGAGTCGACCGAGGGCGGCGTCGTCCTCTCGGTCGATCCGGGCAACCGTGAAGTCGTCCTCAGCGAGCCGGGCTCGGTGCCCAAGGCGCTGGGCGAGGTCGACGTCGTCTTCCCCATGCTGCACGGCCCGTACGGCGAGGACGGCACCCTCCAGGGCCTCCTGGAGCTCTCCGGTGTCCCGTACGTCGGCTCCGGCGTGCTCGCCTCGGCCGTCGGCCAGGACAAGGAGTACATGAAGCGGGTGTTCATCTCCTTCGGGCTGCCGGTCGGCCCGTACGAGGTCATCCGCCCCCGGGACTGGGAAAACGATCCTTCCGCCGCCCGGAAGAAGATCGTCGACTTCGCCGGCGAGCACGGCTGGCCGCTCTTCGTGAAGCCGGCCCGCGGCGGCTCCTCCATGGGCATCACCAAGGTCGACGACCTCTCCGGCCTCGACGAGGCCATCGAGGAGGCCCGGCGCCACGACCCCAAGATCCTCGTCGAGTCGCTGCTGCGCGGCCGTGAGATCGAGTGCGGAGTGCTGGAGTTCGAGGACGGACCGCGCGCGAGCGTGCCCGCCGAGATCCCGCCGGTCACGTCCCACGACTTCTACGACTTCGAGGCGAAGTACATCGACTCGGCGGCCGGCCTGGTGCCCGCGCCGATGACCGAGGAGCAGACCGCCGAGGTGCGGAAGCTCGCGGTCGACGCGTTCGACGCCGCGTCCTGCGAGGGTCTCGTACGGGCCGACTTCTTCCTGCTCGACAGCGGCGAGTTCGTCATCAACGAGATCAACACGATGCCGGGCTTCACGCCGATCTCCATGTACCCGCGGATGTGGCAGGAGACCGGGGTGTCGTACCCGGAACTCGTCGACCGGCTGATCCAGGCCGCGCTGCGCCGCCCGACGGGCCTGCGCTAG
- a CDS encoding DUF3515 domain-containing protein, translating to MTSTSRRLLSRSSVPGLSALSCAALLLAAAGCSFTDGAVAIPVPTPAPEGAELCRALHRELPESVEGQKRRTADPESDLTAVWGDPAIVLRCGVPRPEKMNDPAAQAVEADGVNWMLERQKDGSPRFTTTYREVYVEVTLPAKYAHDVTTLAAFAEPVRKTVPDSV from the coding sequence GTGACTTCCACTTCCCGCCGGCTCCTGTCGCGTTCGTCGGTGCCGGGACTGTCGGCGCTGTCGTGTGCCGCCCTGCTCCTCGCTGCCGCCGGATGCTCCTTCACGGACGGTGCCGTGGCGATCCCGGTTCCCACCCCGGCCCCGGAAGGGGCCGAGCTGTGCCGGGCGCTGCACCGTGAGCTGCCGGAGTCCGTCGAAGGGCAGAAGCGGCGCACCGCGGACCCGGAGTCGGATCTCACCGCCGTATGGGGAGATCCGGCGATCGTACTGCGCTGCGGCGTCCCGCGGCCGGAGAAGATGAACGATCCGGCGGCGCAGGCGGTGGAAGCGGACGGCGTCAACTGGATGCTGGAGCGGCAGAAGGACGGCAGCCCGCGGTTCACCACCACGTACCGCGAGGTGTACGTCGAAGTCACGCTCCCCGCGAAGTACGCCCACGACGTCACGACGTTGGCGGCCTTCGCGGAGCCGGTGAGGAAGACGGTGCCGGACAGCGTGTAG
- a CDS encoding Lrp/AsnC family transcriptional regulator encodes MVQAYILIQTEVGKASSVAETIGKIPGVIQAEDVTGPYDVIVRAQADTVDDLGRLVVAKVQQVDGITRTLTCPVVHI; translated from the coding sequence GTGGTACAGGCGTACATCCTCATTCAGACCGAGGTGGGCAAGGCGTCGTCCGTCGCCGAGACCATCGGCAAGATTCCGGGAGTGATCCAGGCCGAGGACGTGACCGGACCCTATGACGTGATCGTGCGGGCGCAGGCCGACACGGTCGACGACCTCGGCCGGCTGGTGGTCGCCAAGGTCCAGCAAGTGGACGGGATCACCCGTACTCTGACCTGCCCGGTCGTGCACATCTAG
- a CDS encoding NAD(P)H-dependent glycerol-3-phosphate dehydrogenase, translated as MTRQPVKAAVFGTGSWGTAFGMVLADAGCEVTLWGRRAEVADAINNGRTNPDYFPGVELPPSLRATTDPAEAAEGADFTVLAVPSQTLRVNLAAWAPVLPSDTVLVSLMKGVELGTAKRMSEVIEEVAKAPAERVAVVTGPNLAKEIAARMPAAAVVACSDESVATRLQSVCHTPYFRPYTNTDVVGCELGGAVKNVIGLAVGIADGMGLGDNAKGSLITRGLAETTRLGLAMGADPLTFSGLAGLGDLVATCSSPLSRNHTFGTNLGRGMTLEETIAVTRQTAEGVKSCESVADLARRHGVDMPITDTVVDIVHNGKPPIVALKELMSRSAKPERR; from the coding sequence GTGACACGCCAGCCGGTCAAGGCGGCCGTATTCGGAACAGGCTCCTGGGGCACGGCCTTCGGCATGGTGCTGGCCGACGCGGGCTGCGAGGTGACCCTGTGGGGCCGCCGCGCGGAAGTCGCCGACGCCATCAACAACGGCCGTACGAACCCGGACTATTTCCCGGGTGTCGAGCTGCCCCCCTCGCTGCGCGCCACCACCGACCCGGCCGAGGCCGCCGAGGGCGCCGACTTCACGGTGCTCGCCGTCCCCTCGCAGACCCTGCGCGTCAACCTCGCCGCCTGGGCGCCGGTGCTGCCCTCCGACACCGTCCTCGTCTCCCTGATGAAGGGCGTCGAACTCGGCACCGCCAAGCGGATGAGCGAGGTCATCGAGGAGGTCGCCAAGGCGCCCGCCGAACGGGTCGCCGTGGTGACGGGCCCCAACCTCGCCAAGGAGATCGCGGCCCGCATGCCCGCCGCCGCGGTCGTCGCGTGCAGCGACGAGTCGGTGGCCACCCGGCTCCAGTCCGTCTGCCACACCCCGTACTTCCGCCCGTACACCAACACCGACGTCGTCGGCTGCGAACTCGGCGGCGCCGTCAAGAACGTCATCGGCCTCGCCGTCGGCATCGCGGACGGCATGGGCCTCGGCGACAACGCCAAGGGCTCCCTCATCACCCGCGGCCTCGCCGAAACGACCCGCCTGGGCCTGGCGATGGGCGCCGACCCGCTCACCTTCTCCGGTCTCGCGGGCCTCGGCGACCTGGTCGCCACCTGCTCGTCGCCGCTCTCGCGCAACCACACCTTCGGCACCAACCTGGGCCGCGGGATGACGCTGGAAGAGACCATCGCCGTCACCCGGCAGACCGCCGAGGGGGTCAAATCCTGCGAGTCGGTGGCCGATCTGGCCCGCCGCCACGGCGTCGACATGCCGATCACGGACACGGTCGTCGACATCGTCCACAACGGGAAGCCGCCGATCGTCGCGCTGAAGGAACTGATGTCTCGCAGCGCCAAGCCCGAGCGCCGCTGA